The DNA window GGATCGTCGACGTCGAGCCTCCGACGTCGAGCCCACAAGGGCCGATGCTCTCGCCGTTCCGCGACGTGGCCGTCGATCGCGCCCCGGTCCGGCTCGGCCATGACGTATTCACGAAGGGTCACCTCGAGCCCGGCATCATCGGCGCGGCCTGTGATGCTCTGCGTCGGTTCCGGGCCACCATGGATGCCGTCAAGGTGGATCGATACCGCGCCGTTGCGACCAGCGCCGCGCGCGAAGCCTCGAACGGCGATCTCTTCGTCGAGCGCGTCGCCCGCGAGGCCGGCGTCCACGTCGAGGTCATCGAAGGCTTCGAGGAGGCCCGCCTCGTCCAGCTCGCCGTCAGGGAGCGCATCCGCCTCGGCGATCGCGCCGCCCTCCTCATCGACATCGGCGGCGGCTCCACCGAGCTCACCCTCCTCCAGGGCCGAGAGCGCGTCTTCTCTCGCTCCTTCCCCGTCGGCACCGTGCGCCTCATCGAGGCCTTCCTCGACGAGCGCCGCCCCCTCGACGCCACGCGTCGCCACCTCATGGAGGAGTACATCGGCCGCATCCTCGCCGACGCCCTCCGCGAGGTCCGTGAGCTGACCGGCGGACGCCCCGACATGCTCATCGGCACCGGCGGCAACATCGAGACCCTCGCCGACCTCTGCCCCGTGCAGAGCGCCTTCCCCGAGGGCCGCGCCATCGAGGTCTCCTCCATGGATCGCCTCCTCGCCGAGCTGAGCATCCGCTCCCCGGACGAGCGCATCCAGCTCTACAACCTCCGCCCCGACCGCGCCGACACCATCGTCCCGGCCGCCACCATCCTCAGCCGCGTCGCCGGAGATTTCGGACATCGATCCATCTCGGCCCCTGGCGTCGGCCTCAAGGAAGGCGTCCTCGTCGACCTCGCGCACGTCCACTTCATCGGCCACGACTTCCCCGCCGAGATGGCCGCGGTCCACGACGCCTGCCTCCGCCTCGGCCGCCGCTACCACTTCGACGAGGCCCACGGCACCCTCGTCGCCCGCCTCGCGGGCCGCCTCTTCGACGACCTCGCCCCGCGTCACCGCATGGGCCCTCGCGATCGCATCCTCCTGCACGCCGCGGCCCTCCTCCACGACGTCGGCGACTTCGTCCGCTACGAAGGCCACCACAAGCACAGCTACTACATCATCATCCACAGCGACCTCATGGGCCTCACCCCCGACGAGCGCGCCATCGTCGCCAACGTCGCCCGCTACCACCGCAAGACCCCGCCCAGCCCCGAGCACGAGAACTTCCG is part of the Chondromyces crocatus genome and encodes:
- a CDS encoding Ppx/GppA phosphatase family protein, with protein sequence MARLAAIDIGSNAIRLRIVDVEPPTSSPQGPMLSPFRDVAVDRAPVRLGHDVFTKGHLEPGIIGAACDALRRFRATMDAVKVDRYRAVATSAAREASNGDLFVERVAREAGVHVEVIEGFEEARLVQLAVRERIRLGDRAALLIDIGGGSTELTLLQGRERVFSRSFPVGTVRLIEAFLDERRPLDATRRHLMEEYIGRILADALREVRELTGGRPDMLIGTGGNIETLADLCPVQSAFPEGRAIEVSSMDRLLAELSIRSPDERIQLYNLRPDRADTIVPAATILSRVAGDFGHRSISAPGVGLKEGVLVDLAHVHFIGHDFPAEMAAVHDACLRLGRRYHFDEAHGTLVARLAGRLFDDLAPRHRMGPRDRILLHAAALLHDVGDFVRYEGHHKHSYYIIIHSDLMGLTPDERAIVANVARYHRKTPPSPEHENFRALSREGRSQVKALSSILRVADALDREHRAKVTGVSARIEGDTLLLDLQGTGERALEEWTVHAKAGMLRDAFGLDIRILGGQLGTSSAAKRISSNPPSVAGPTSGQR